A portion of the Gadus macrocephalus chromosome 10, ASM3116895v1 genome contains these proteins:
- the st3gal5 gene encoding lactosylceramide alpha-2,3-sialyltransferase isoform X2, with translation MRWPKRLGSYRRVLLPVVILGFVTLAIVSLPLFDTESPKPLKLHVDPAHQQLPRTEPPRPQQGPGACRRCVVMGNGGILRNMELGPLIDRFDTVIRLNSGPLGEFSGDVGNRTSIRVSYPEGTPRQWVDHDPQPLFVAVVYKAVDLSWLSAMINKHTVGLWDRLFFWQKVPDRIPLEPQRFRLLNLQLIRETAMGLLQYPPPQSRLWGLDPNVPTLGMSALSLASLLCDEVSLAGFGYNLSQQGAPLHYYDRLPMAAMLKQKMHNVDRERELLRELVKGGAISDLTGGLHCSVCSG, from the exons GCGGGTGTTGCTTCCTGTCGTGATCTTGGGTTTCGTGACTCTGGCGATCGTCTCTCTTCCCTTATTTGACACGGAAAGCCCCAAGCCTCTTAAGTTGCACGTCGACCCTGCACACCAACAG CTGCCCCGCACGGAGCCGCCCCGGCCGCAacagggccccggggcctgcCGCCGCTGTGTGGTCATGGGAAATGGAGGCATTCTGAGAAACATGGAGCTGGGCCCGCTTATCGACCGCTTCGATACCGTAATCAG ATTAAACAGCGGGCCTTTGGGCGAGTTCAGCGGCGACGTGGGGAATCGAACCAGCATCAGGGTGAGCTACCCAGAGGGCACGCCACGCCAGTGGGTGGACCATGACCCCCAGCCTCTGTTTGTGGCCGTGGTTTACAAGGCGGTGGACCTCAGCTGGCTGTCGGCCATGATCAACAAACACACCGTG GGTCTTTGGGACAGGCTGTTCTTCTGGCAGAAGGTTCCGGATCGGATCCCGCTGGAGCCTCAGCGGTTCAGACTGCTGAACCTGCAGTTGATCCGAGAGACCGCCATGGGCCTGCTGCAGTacccccctccccagagccGCCTCTGGGGCTTGGACCCG AACGTCCCCACCCTGGGCATGTCTGCGCTCTCCCTGGCCAGCCTGCTGTGTGACGAGGTCAGCCTGGCGGGCTTTGGCTACAACCTgtcccagcagggggcgccactGCACTACTACGACCGGCTGCCCATGGCCGCCATGCTGAAGCAGAAGATGCACAACGTGGACCGGGAGCGGGAGCTGCTGCGGGAGCTAGTAAAAGGCGGGGCCATCAGCGATCTGACCGGGGGGCTGCACTGCTCCGTTTGCTCCggctga
- the st3gal5 gene encoding lactosylceramide alpha-2,3-sialyltransferase isoform X1 yields the protein MRWPKRLGSYRRVLLPVVILGFVTLAIVSLPLFDTESPKPLKLHVDPAHQQRVHEYVQSVLQRECRPGNARRSLLDRLPASGHVTQPFLGSDAPLPDDLFLFPPPFGFRGLRDKLEDTLRLLPRTEPPRPQQGPGACRRCVVMGNGGILRNMELGPLIDRFDTVIRLNSGPLGEFSGDVGNRTSIRVSYPEGTPRQWVDHDPQPLFVAVVYKAVDLSWLSAMINKHTVGLWDRLFFWQKVPDRIPLEPQRFRLLNLQLIRETAMGLLQYPPPQSRLWGLDPNVPTLGMSALSLASLLCDEVSLAGFGYNLSQQGAPLHYYDRLPMAAMLKQKMHNVDRERELLRELVKGGAISDLTGGLHCSVCSG from the exons GCGGGTGTTGCTTCCTGTCGTGATCTTGGGTTTCGTGACTCTGGCGATCGTCTCTCTTCCCTTATTTGACACGGAAAGCCCCAAGCCTCTTAAGTTGCACGTCGACCCTGCACACCAACAG CGGGTCCACGAGTACGTGCAGAGCGTACTGCAACGGGAATGTCGTCCCGGTAACGCCCGACGGAGCCTGCTTGACAGACTTCCTGCTTCTGGTCATGTGACCCAGCCTTTCCTGGGGAGTGATGCGCCGCTGCCCGatgacctcttcctcttcccgcCCCCCTTTGGGTTCAGAGGTCTGCGGGACAAGCTGGAAGACACGCTTAGGCTG CTGCCCCGCACGGAGCCGCCCCGGCCGCAacagggccccggggcctgcCGCCGCTGTGTGGTCATGGGAAATGGAGGCATTCTGAGAAACATGGAGCTGGGCCCGCTTATCGACCGCTTCGATACCGTAATCAG ATTAAACAGCGGGCCTTTGGGCGAGTTCAGCGGCGACGTGGGGAATCGAACCAGCATCAGGGTGAGCTACCCAGAGGGCACGCCACGCCAGTGGGTGGACCATGACCCCCAGCCTCTGTTTGTGGCCGTGGTTTACAAGGCGGTGGACCTCAGCTGGCTGTCGGCCATGATCAACAAACACACCGTG GGTCTTTGGGACAGGCTGTTCTTCTGGCAGAAGGTTCCGGATCGGATCCCGCTGGAGCCTCAGCGGTTCAGACTGCTGAACCTGCAGTTGATCCGAGAGACCGCCATGGGCCTGCTGCAGTacccccctccccagagccGCCTCTGGGGCTTGGACCCG AACGTCCCCACCCTGGGCATGTCTGCGCTCTCCCTGGCCAGCCTGCTGTGTGACGAGGTCAGCCTGGCGGGCTTTGGCTACAACCTgtcccagcagggggcgccactGCACTACTACGACCGGCTGCCCATGGCCGCCATGCTGAAGCAGAAGATGCACAACGTGGACCGGGAGCGGGAGCTGCTGCGGGAGCTAGTAAAAGGCGGGGCCATCAGCGATCTGACCGGGGGGCTGCACTGCTCCGTTTGCTCCggctga